From the genome of Malus domestica chromosome 04, GDT2T_hap1, one region includes:
- the LOC114824483 gene encoding uncharacterized protein, which translates to MDRAAGSISHPPYFDGENYGAWKAKMKAFLWSLDACVWNTVVFGYSPPTKTIIHKSKKISEEGKADSDVVAEEVVLKPHEEWTLADQTHSMNNQKGLNALFTALSPDQFSNISNCETSKEAWDILQVTYEGTNAVKESKLQRYVTQFEIIRMEEDETFSDFYAKLNSIVNACANLGDKIPESRVVKKVLRSLPSRFQPKKTAIEEVRDLNTMKIAELVGSLKTYEMELPTVKRSKNIALKAVKEECEESEEIGDEEFALITRQFQKFLKSKNFKGKGTSSGSKSFKSNNFNSEKGSRLIKQTEGRKCYECQGFGHEAKECANTLKKLKSEKNKAMKSTWSDSESDSDSEGEIVAFVGFANINDLEESDSQELDAEEILQKYNELYHVSVKIRKHSSDMKEKLKNLETEKSRIETVFQSRLSELEKENKSLTSQLEASKEKIIRLTIGAEKIDKMLSIGKSSGDKTGLGFDGSTDSSLRTKFVKASGTCAMPKTCVLTCHACGEVGHIRPHCDKKYLNHSDNFSVGTARTHLSNLLREVNRLSKLVHIPNSHLPKMKLVWREKKGTKLVNESHCCLLAHSSIESNDLKCFVAFTALDSCNSNKWYFDSGCSRHMTGDKRWFQSFSDKKVRGTVTFGDGKKAKVLGEGTVKAPGLPALHNVLLVESLTANLMSISQLCDVFGKAIFDEIECIVSTKTGEKVICGPRSDDNCYCAMANGLNVCYRVENNITNLWHRRLGHMNFRDLIKISKKEYVRGLPTLSGKQEGVCGDCQIGKQTKSSHSPTNFSSTSKPLELMHMDLVGPMQTLSLGGKKYILVLVDDFTRFTWVAFLHDKSEAFKSFTVLCMKIQNEKHDNIIRLRTDHGTEFENHFFSEFCDEHGIAHEFSAPITPQQNGVVERKNRVLLDMSRVMLNSANLAKHFWAEAICSACYTANRVYLRPKSKATPYELWKGKKPNVSHLRVFGSTCYIYKDREHLAKFDSRSDIGGSNYNAPQSSTQ; encoded by the coding sequence ATGGATCGAGCAGCTGGATCAATCTCACATCCACCATACTTTGATGGTGAGAACTATGGCGCTTGGAAAgcaaagatgaaggcttttctttgGTCACTAGATGCGTGTGTTTGGAACACAGTAGTTTTTGGTTACTCCCCTCCAACCAAAACTATAATacacaaatcaaagaaaatatcTGAAGAAGGTAAGGCAGATAGTGATGTTGTCGCTGAGGAAGTTGTTCTCAAACCTCATGAAGAATGGACACTGGCTGATCAAACTCACTCCATGAATAATCAAAAAGGGTTAAACGCTCTATTTACTGCCTTATCTCCTGATCAGTTTTCTAATATTTCAAATTGTGAGACCTCCAAAGAGGCTTGGGATATCTTGCAGGTCACCTATGAAGGAACAAATGCTGTTAAAGAGTCAAAGCTTCAAAGGTATGTCACTCAATTTGAAATTATTAgaatggaagaagatgaaaccTTTTCTGATTTCTATGCTAAGTTAAATAGTATCGTCAATGCTTGTGCTAATCTTGGGGATAAAATTCCTGAATCTAGAGTTGTCAAAAAGGTTCTTAGATCACTACCTTCTAGGTTTCAACCTAAGAAAACTGCAATTGAAGAAGTTAGAGACTTAAACACAATGAAAATTGCAGAATTAGTTGGGTCTTTGAAAACTTATGAAATGGAGCTTCCTACTGTGAAGAGGAGTAAAAACATTGCCCTAAAAGCTGTAAAAGAAGAATGTGAAGAAAGTGAGGAAATTGGTGATGAGGAATTTGCTCTAATCACTAGACAGTTTCAAAaatttctcaagagtaaaaatttTAAGGGCAAAGGAACAAGTTCAGGATCTAAATCTTTCAAGTCAAACAATTTTAATTCTGAAAAAGGTTCTAGActtattaaacaaactgaggGTCGAAAATGCTATGAATGTCAGGGTTTTGGACATGAGGCAAAAGAATGTGCTAACACCTTGAAGaaattaaaatctgaaaaaaacaAAGCCATGAAGAGTACTTGGAGTGACAGTGAATCAGATTCAGATTCTGAAGGTGAGATAGTTGCATTTGTGGGATTTGCAAATATCAATGATCTTGAGGAATCTGATAGTCAGGAGCTTGATGCTgaagaaatacttcaaaaatATAATGAACTTTATCATGTCTCTGTAAAAATTAGAAAGCATAGTTCTGatatgaaagaaaaattgaaaaatctggAAACTGAGAAAAGTAGGATCGAAACTGTGTTTCAATCTCGGTTGTCTGAACTTGAGAAAGAAAACAAGTCATTAACTTCACAACTTGAGGCTTCTAAAGAAAAAATCATAAGATTAACCATTGGCGCGGAAAAGATTGACAAAATGCTCAGTATTGGAAAATCCAGTGGAGATAAAACTGGTTTGGGTTTTGATGGTTCCACTGATAGTTCTTTGAGAACAAAATTTGTGAAAGCTTCAGGTACGTGTGCTATGCCTAAGACGTGTGTTCTTACTTGTCATGCTTGCGGTGAGGTAGGTCATATTCGACCTCATTGTGACAAAAAATACTTGAATCATTCTGATAATTTTTCTGTTGGTACTGCACGTACTCATCTCTCAAATCTCTTGAGAGAAGTGAATAGGTTGTCTAAACTCGTTCATATTCCAAATTCCCATTTGCCTAAGATGAAACTTGTgtggagagaaaagaaagggaCTAAATTAGTGAATGAATCACATTGCTGCTTACTTGCTCATTCTTCAATTGAGTCTAATGATCTCAAATGTTTTGTTGCCTTTACTGCCTTGGATTCTTGCAACTCTAACAAGTGGTACTTTGACAGTGGTTGTTCAaggcatatgacaggtgataaACGTTGGTTTCAGTCATTCTCAGATAAAAAGGTAAGAGGCACGGTAACCTTTGGTGATGGTAAGAAAGCCAAGGTTTTGGGTGAAGGTACAGTTAAAGCTCCTGGTTTACCTGCTTTGCATAATGTTTTACTTGTTGAAAGTCTTACTGCAAACCTTATGAGTATTAGTCAACTATGTGATGTCTTTGGTAAGGCTatatttgatgaaattgaaTGCATAGTAAGTACAAAAACAGGTGAAAAGGTCATTTGTGGACCAAGGTCTGATGATAATTGCTATTGTGCTATGGCTAATGGTTTGAATGTTTGCTACAGGGTTGAAAACAATATCACTAATCTATGGCATCGAAGATTAGGACACATGAATTTTAGAGATctaatcaaaatttcaaagaaagaATATGTAAGGGGGCTGCCCACATTAAGTGGAAAACAAGAAGGAGTCTGTGGTGATTGTCAAATAGGAAAGCAGACCAAAAGCTCACACAGTCCCACCAACTTCTCATCAACATCAAAACCATTGGAACTTATGCATATGGACTTGGTTGGTCCAATGCAAACTCTAAGTTTGGGAGGTAAAAAGTATATACTGGTTCTTGTGGATGATTTCACTCGCTTTACCTGGGTTGCTTTCTTGCATGATAAATCTGAAGCATTTAAATCTTTCACTgttttatgcatgaaaattcaGAATGAAAAACATGATAACATCATTAGACTAAGGACGGATCATGGGACAGAATTTGAGAATCATTTCTTTTCTGAATTTTGTGATGAACATGGCATTGCGCATGAATTTTCTGCTCCTATcacacctcaacaaaatggggtgGTTGAAAGGAAAAATAGAGTCTTGCTTGACATGAGTAGAGTAATGCTTAATTCTGCAAATTTGGCAAAACATTTTTGGGCTGAGGCAATATGTTCTGCTTGTTACACTGCTAACAGAGTGTATTTAAGACCAAAGTCAAAAGCAACTCCTTATGAACTTTGGAAAGGGAAAAAGCCTAATGTGAGTCATTTGAGAGTCTTTGGGAGTACATGTTACATATACAAAGATAGGGAACATCTCGCTAAATTTGACTCTAGGAGTGACATTGGTGGTAGTAATTATAAtgcaccacaaagtagcacacaataa
- the LOC103444251 gene encoding ethylene-responsive transcription factor ERF027-like, which yields MADPNPNPNTSNIVHQTLDQSTPTYPHLVVFPLDFHPPPPHQVLPHSLLPLHHQTCETIEMPSPSARAPLQVQTLPKLATMASSSSGKHPRYRGIRCRGGKWVSEIREPRKTKRIWLGTFPTPEMAAAAYDVAALTLKGTDVALNFPSLIGSYPVPPSTSALDIRTAATTAAAALRNNSDQMESPKMGQMQKHEVDDMMMSSTSLASSVGYFMDEEELFQMPNLLVDMAEGMLVSPPRMNDSPPSDYDDLPGNSDGREGRLWSY from the coding sequence ATGGCTGacccaaatccaaatccaaacactTCCAATATCGTGCATCAAACGTTAGACCAATCCACACCCACCTATCCACATCTAGTAGTGTTCCCCCTTGACTTTCACCCTCCTCCACCGCACCAAGTCCTCCCAcattctcttcttcctctccaccACCAGACGTGTGAAACTATTGAAATGCCCTCTCCCTCCGCTAGGGCACCACTACAAGTTCAAACACTACCAAAACTTGCTACCATGGCCTCAAGCTCTTCCGGGAAGCACCCCAGGTACCGCGGCATCAGGTGTAGGGGAGGAAAATGGGTATCTGAAATCCGAGAACCACGGAAGACCAAGCGTATTTGGCTTGGCACTTTCCCAACTCCGGAGATGGCTGCAGCCGCGTATGATGTGGCCGCACTTACACTCAAAGGTACCGATGTTGCTCTCAACTTTCCTAGTTTAATTGGATCGTATCCAGTGCCACCGTCCACATCGGCACTTGATATTCGTACTGCCGCCACTACTGCAGCAGCAGCGCTACGAAATAATAGTGACCAGATGGAGAGTCCAAAAATGGGACAGATGCAGAAACACGAGGTTGATGATATGATGATGAGTAGTACAAGTTTGGCTTCTTCTGTAGGATACTTTATGGACGAGGAAGAGCTTTTCCAAATGCCGAATTTGCTGGTGGACATGGCAGAGGGAATGCTGGTGTCTCCGCCGAGAATGAACGACTCTCCACCGTCTGATTATGATGACTTGCCGGGAAATTCAGACGGAAGAGAAGGTCGTCTGTGGAGCTATTAG